A region from the Linepithema humile isolate Giens D197 chromosome 1, Lhum_UNIL_v1.0, whole genome shotgun sequence genome encodes:
- the LOC105676841 gene encoding retinol dehydrogenase 12-like: MWPFNTLCGSMARLDGKTVIITGANSGIGKETARDLYRRGARVILACRNMEKANAAVDDIKRNPFSKVDGQQLKDKTGDLAIYQLDLSSFQSVRECAKSLLTKEPVIHILINNAGIFMYPFEKTEDGNEMHLQSNHLGHFLLTLLLLPKLRLSGFGCRIINVSSIAHWFGNINFDDINLEKSYGPWKAYAQSKLANILFTKELAHQLAKAEIEGINVYALHPGLIPTEISRYSGDTFFYGADKLFNCFTWMFFKNVMQGAQTTIYCAVDEKAGEETGLYYSDCSPAMTYSRAMNADYSKKLWDISCRLLHLEPEENLVALLNTISRQIAD; this comes from the exons atgtgGCCTTTTAATACCTTGTGTGGTAGTATGGCGCGTCTTGATGGCAAAACTGTGATTATAACGGGAGCAAATTCCGGAATCGGTAAGGAGACTGCCAGAGATTTATATCGAAGAG GTGCCAGGGTAATTTTGGCTTGTCGTAATATGGAAAAGGCAAACGCTGCAGTGGACGACATAAAGAGGAATCCATTttcaaa AGTGGATGGGCAACAGCTGAAGGATAAGACAGGTGATCTCGCAATTTACCAACTGGATCTCAGCAGTTTCCAAAGTGTAAGAGAATGCGCTAAGAGTTTACTAACAAAGGAACCAGTGATTCATATTCTCATAAACAATGCCGGCATTTTTATGTATCCATTCGAGAAAACCGAGGACGGAAACGAGATGCACCTGCAGTCGAATCATCTcggacattttcttttaacgcTGCTACTACTACCGAAATTGCGATTATCTGGTTTTGGCTGCAGGATAATTAACGTATCGTCTATAGCGCATTGGT TtggcaatataaattttgatgatattaatttgGAAAAGTCTTATGGACCATGGAAAGCTTATGCACAGAGTAAACTGgcaaatattctatttactAAAGAACTCGCGCATCAATTAGCAA AGGCAGAGATAGAAGGAATAAATGTTTACGCCTTACATCCTGGTCTTATACCTACGGAAATATCACGTTATAGCGGCGACACCTTTTTTTATGGTGCGGACAAacttttcaattgttttaCATGGATGTTTTTTAAGAATGTGATGCAAGGAGCACAAACAACGATATATTGTGCGGTAGATGAAAAAGCGGGCGAAGAGACTGGGCTCTATTATTC TGATTGCAGTCCTGCCATGACATATAGCAGAGCAATGAATGCCGATTATAGCAAAAAGTTATGGGATATATCTTGTCGACTGTTGCATTTGGAGCCCGAGGAAAATCTTGTTGCATTATTGAATACTATTTCACGTCAAATTGCTGATTAA
- the LOC105669515 gene encoding uncharacterized protein, producing MNASCKARLHGRDAPQNNRIRRLLLSEYCEFSETILVESPFAETTRNGCGLRQVTLGLTPTRLIVAADVLQTNPGFLCPPGIDVSIESFELVSVYPLEYVTLSVFRRRRRRTLKARFINGRANYYELGGVRRKFFWRIWCKRVQKLLESKMDGSSLSETTAASSSSSSALFLLSSEIEVTSNCNARGRKPIFRIWTHYGGAGDYVAPTWTEKDLYLGPSFNELVNGHYTPIPVRFAGASLEDLRYELEDRTSCYIACKKSCHSWPCHMKFDGQAKSQRVGGLCNVLFARNRNRRCCANCKVSSCNTCQLDDNVGINILGKHSRCHECQSMLAEKEFIEHMEKKYGKIQQHHQKPAASLTSKVSRFGLGVSEKCNSELILGPYRGDSNYVPRIAHHLVDPYTLIESGVTVWEDHCRSLKSQRHPRKYAFSSAAQFFHALGPWSVQPGERESVQTFRSPSAVNIRRQPSDPELRLPVSRRQLTASISCAALTSGGASNIGTITRGRVILFWTPEYWYRPQAAAAAYRELRHHLAALKNFRCEKERHTKKKFFCKRMNHISGENGKSEITITGRSSSLLERMLSINGGRKQNKKTIKKMDIDRSTAQLRRLLRMNLRITIWDLDSTTLATQLTMIDRDLFVRIPATEIEVLVYQRSSRNSPNLGAWIAFSHRIACLTVSEILAIKQIDMRTRIMARFINAADKCFTLGNFQSCRSILAGLQALPIYRLRRSWSYLRTHHAVRYESMEKLSKIYKSPRCSKYERAWTTAKHNPPCMPYVGHFLIKVLGLNSLRNIQESFAMSSIKKQPVQIATTSKSLSINNNYNNLYFRNRENLIKPKQCLARRIFTAALDRVKFSTHQKIINKIEKDVWTCRQRYLVRKYFHRWHMIILESKIHAQIEEKSKNIDSKRKHIIDVATWLTDCQRYAQGYNFPLNSFAYEFLLKARYREDRENFFISLKLEPSKTT from the exons ATGAATGCGTCGTGTAAAGCGAGGTTGCACGGTCGCGATGCTCCGCAAAATAACAGGATACGCAGGCTACTGCTATCGGAGTACTGCGAGTTCTCCGAGACAATTCTGGTGGAGTCGCCGTTCGCGGAGACCACGAGAAACGGATGTGGACTGCGCCAGGTCACCTTGGGCCTCACGCCGACCAGGCTGATCGTCGCCGCCGACGTTCTTCAAACTAATCCCGGCTTCCTTTGCCCGCCTGGTATCGATGTCAGTATCGAGAGTTTCGAGCTCGTGTCCGTGTATCCTCTGGAATACGTAACGCTCAGTGTGTTCAGAAGGAGACGCCGTAGGACTCTAAAGGCAAG atttataaatgGTCGCGCGAATTATTACGAGCTCGGTGGTGTGCGGCGGAAATTTTTTTGGAGAATTTGGTGCAAACGGGTACAGAAATTATTAGAGTCCAAGATGGACGGTAGCTCGTTGTCGGAAACAACGGCGGCGAGCTCGTCGAGCAGCAGCGCACTGTTCTTACTGTCGTCCGAGATCGAAGTTACGAGCAATTGCAACGCGAGAGGCAGAAAACCGATATTCAG aATATGGACGCATTATGGAGGCGCCGGTGATTACGTTGCTCCTACATGGACCGAAAAGGACTTGTATCTCGGGCCATCTTTTAACGAACTGGTGAACGGCCATTACACGCCGATTCCAGTGCGATTTGCTGGAGCCAGTTTGGAAGATTTGAGATACGAGCTAGAGGATCGTACGTCGTGCTACATCGCCTGCAAGAAATCTTGCCACAGCTGGCCTTGTCACATGAAATTTGATGGTCAGGCAAAATCGCAACGTGTTGGAGGACTGTGTAACGTTCTTTTCGCAAGAAATCGTAATAGACGTTGTTGCGCAAATTGCAAAGTTTCATCTTGCAACACCTGCCAATTAGATGACAACGTTGGCATTAATATTCTTGGAAAGCACAGTCGATGTCACG aATGTCAAAGTATGCTTGCCGAAAAAGAGTTTATAGAacacatggaaaaaaaatacggGAAAATCCAACAGCACCATCAGAAACCGGCAGCGTCTTTAACGTCGAAAGTATCGCGTTTTGGCTTGGGTGTCTCAGAAAAATGCAATTCCGAATTAATCTTGGGACCTTATCGAGGTGATTCGAACTACGTCCCCAGAATTGCGCATCACCTCGTCGATCCTTACACATTAATCGAGAGCGGTGTGACGGTCTGGGAAGATCATTGCAGATCTTTGAAGAGTCAAAGGCATCCACGAAAATACGCTTTCTCTTCAGCGGCGCAGTTCTTCCACGCTCTCGGGCCATGGTCGGTCCAGCCTGGAGAACGCGAATCCGTGCAGACTTTCAGATCACCGAGCGCGGTGAACATCCGTAGGCAACCCTCGGATCCAGAGCTGAGGCTTCCGGTTTCGCGCCGTCAACTGACGGCAAGCATCTCCTGCGCCGCTTTGACTTCCGGCGGAGCCAGCAACATTGGTACAATTACTAGAGGACGAGTGATACTGTTCTGGACACCAGAATACTGGTACAGACCTCAGGCAGCAGCGGCTGCTTACag AGAACTGAGACATCACTTGGCGGCTCTTAAGAACTTTCGATGTGAAAAGGAGAGGCATACGAAAAAGAAGTTCTTCTGCAAACGAATGAATCATATCTCGGGCGAGAATGGCAAATCTGAAATCACAATCACGGGAAGATCCAGCAGTCTCTTGGAACGTATGCTCTCCATAAATGGCGGCCGCAAACAGAACAAAAAGACGATTAAAAAGATGGATATCGACAGAAGTACGGCACAATTGCGGAGATTGTTACGAATGAACCTTCGCATCACCATATGGGACCTGGATAGCACCACACTAGCCACGCAACTGACAATGATCGATCGCGATCTCTTCGTTCGCATACCGGCGACCGAAATCGAAGTGCTGGTGTATCAGAGATCATCGCGCAACTCACCGAATCTGGGCGCGTGGATCGCCTTCAGTCACCGGATCGCTTGTTTGACTGTCAGCGAGATCCTCGCAATCAAGCAGATTGACATGAGGACTAGAATCATGGCAAGATTCATCAATGCGGCTGACAAATGTTTCACGCTCGGCAATTTTCAGTCTTGCAGATCCATCCTAGCAGGACTGCAGGCACTGCCAATCTACAGGCTTCGGAGAAGCTGGTCTTACTTAAGGACTCATCATGCTGTCAG ATACGAGTCGATGGAAAAATTATCCAAGATATACAAAAGCCCACGCTGCTCTAAGTATGAAAGAGCTTGGACCACAGCAAAACATAATCCACCTTGCATGCCATATGTTGGTCATTTTCTGATCAAAGTCCTCGGATTAAATAGCTTGAGGAATATTCAAGAGAGCTTTGCAATGTcttctataaaaaaacaacCAGTGCAAATTGCTACGACTTCAAAATCCTTATCTATTAACAACAATTATAATAACCTTTACTTCagaaatagagaaaatttaataaaacccAAACAATGTTTAGCTAGACGTATTTTCACAGCAGCACTAGACAGAGTAAAGTTCTCCACGCatcaaaagattattaataaaattgagaaaGATGTTTGGACATGCAGACAACGATACTTGGTACGCAAATATTTCCATCGTTGGCACATGATCATACTGGAATCAAAGATACACGCACAGATcgaagaaaaatcgaaaaatatagACTCAAAGAGGAAACACATTATCGATGTTGCGACGTGGTTAACAGACTGTCAAAGATACGCGCAGGGCTATAATTTTCCGTTAAATTCGTTCGCGTACGAATTTCTTCTGAAAGCGCGATATAGAGAAGATcgcgagaatttttttattagtctCAAGCTAGAGCCATCAAAAACAACTTGA